From Aedes albopictus strain Foshan chromosome 1, AalbF5, whole genome shotgun sequence, one genomic window encodes:
- the LOC109430001 gene encoding probable RNA 2'-phosphotransferase, protein MSHNRIPLIPNEKIFFQEESTRRRPPNDSNTSRPRNHRSHGQTGASSSSESRQHTLTPQKFSWLLRHSAAVAEHMDPDAFVGFDVLQQISGASKDRMLELIAQDQKGRYEIRGEEVRAVNGHSVHFFDNYEVVEGDGRPEFLYHATNNQALPLIMGGALKRMGRHYIHMYDRPPSKTSVRYRILRIRPPPGHTLYRTKNGYILSREDIPAEYIEILS, encoded by the coding sequence ATGAGCCACAACAGAATCCCACTCATACCGAATGAgaaaatattcttccaagaagaATCCACACGTCGAAGGCCTCCAAACGATTCCAACACTTCTCGCCCCCGCAACCACCGTTCCCATGGCCAAACCGGGGCCTCATCTTCATCCGAATCTCGCCAACACACCCTAACCCCGCAGAAATTTTCCTGGCTACTCCGGCACTCCGCAGCCGTGGCCGAACACATGGACCCGGATGCCTTCGTCGGGTTCGACGTGCTGCAGCAAATCAGTGGCGCCAGCAAGGACCGTATGCTGGAGCTGATCGCCCAAGACCAGAAGGGACGGTACGAGATCCGCGGGGAGGAAGTCCGCGCCGTCAACGGTCACAGTGTGCACTTTTTCGATAACTACGAGGTCGTGGAGGGGGATGGACGGCCGGAGTTTTTGTACCATGCAACCAACAACCAAGCGCTGCCGTTGATAATGGGTGGAGCGCTCAAGAGGATGGGGCGCCATTATATCCACATGTACGATAGGCCACCGTCGAAGACGTCGGTGCGATACCGGATCCTGAGGATAAGACCTCCTCCGGGGCATACACTGTACAGGACGAAGAACGGGTACATCTTGAGCCGGGAGGATATACCGGCGGAGTATATTGAAATTTTGAGTTGA